The genomic interval ACGGTTTCTTGATATGTGGTTTCTTTTTATCATTTGAGCTATCTTTACAGTCGATAGATTGGGTATTCGATGAGTTTTTTGAATCCAAGTTTCTGAAAGTCAAACGAtgatatttaaaacaaaaatctacAAAAGTTGAGTTTTATTAATGTTGACTATGATTAAATTTCACAATTCTAAGCACCTACATATAAGTACACGTACAGCAATTTTTAAAatcgtattttttttaagccaTCAATGATTAATTACTTATAATAAAGTATAATTAGCATACATATTTGTACGCCCCCCAGTGGGACCTCCATTCGACCATTTCAActtgttaaataaataactttTTCACAAATAAACTGCATTTGATAGCAAAAACTTACAAAATGTAGTGTGCAGGAGTACATGGTACTACGATGTGTGAAATgttcaatttgtattttttcttttcgatataatacttttaaattcaaattttttaaCCAAAACAATTTGGTGTGATTTACTTACtaggaaaattaattttttcgaCCTCTTTTCTACTGATGTCCCACTGTGCGCCGTCTTATTATTTTCGATAAGTAAATAcaaccaaagactatacaataccaagatgttgcatgagcgaccaaaaagctgttctatggcgggtcctaacattagaacccaaaaggcacgagggagcgtgcggggtttcaattcccttttcgcctgtactttgtctctaccgcgaccccgctgcccatcggtttcgtctgttcagcaattctggactctcgagcctcagcaccgtcgaagcggtggtcgcggatcgccgatgctttggagcggcacagtgggaaaattcgattggaaaattctctattagatgcgtacattaaatttatctaaagcactcatacaatttttttactatttcggctgagtccccactgtgccgcgccaaagacatcagcgaccacgctgccctacggtttcggtacgcagacgattcatattttgtttttgtattctttctcttgagacacaccgactcgacgctgaccgaggcattgacgaagccgagtagcatttcggaggcgaaggtagcgtaaaagagaattgaagtaatagcaaacgaaaattgaaaaagaatttgttcctcatgcaacatcttggtattgtatagtctttgatacAACTGTGCACAATAAGCACATACAGTGGGTAACTTTAATATtcggcatttttttttttcaacttCAAACGCgaataaaatgcattaaactacaaaaaaataaaaaaaatttaatgagGGAATAAAGCTTGAAGTTTTACCTTTTCAGAGAGGTATATATaataatgattttattttaaatgaatagagaaaatataataaaacaaaaaaaagctcaAAATATGCGTTACATTAATATTCGGCATTTTTGGGAAATCGCATTATAAAACTCTGGGTCAACTCCAAATAGCCCCAAATGGCACAAAAAATGGGTTTCCCCGCaaaatttttttgtagtttaatgcattttattcgcgtttaaagttgaaaaaaaaatGCCGAATATTAACGTTACCCCctgtatgtataaatatatgtgcatacatatatattaatcATAAATTTAACTAAATTCGTgaattgaaaacatttttttaactAGCTTTTACTAATCTTAAATTCTAAATGAATATCTTATGATTAACATATACAGTGGAGAGGAAAACTGAGTACATACTCATGATCACTAACTTTCGCTGCCCATAACAGCCAAACGAATAAAGCCGAGCAAACCAAATTTGTGCCCCATATAAATACTTGAATTCTTAACAAAGAAACCATAATTCAaagaatgaaaaataaaaaccaaaaaaactcGCATGTACTCACTTTTGAACTTTTTATAAAAAGTAAATAACGTAAATCATAATATTAACATTTTGTGCATAGACCCATATtagatattatttttttaatacagTTTGGAATGTTGTCTATCAAATTcacaaaaatatcttttggAATACGATTGCATCCCGATTCTACACGTCCTCAGAGATCGCCTCGGTTACATGGCGCTGACTCGTACTGCCCAAGCCGCCGGTTTACGATTGACCACAGGTTTTTCAATCAGATTAAGTTCGGTTCTTTGAGGTAATCACTCCATCAACTTAAAATTTTGATTAAccttatatgtatattatattaaatctTATAAATAATATTCCTGCAGTTCCCCTAATGACAAATATTCTAGCTTTTCCCCTACAGTACAATCCGTTAcatctttccctctctctctgcctcttaTCACTAATCATTtgacaaaaattaaaagaagTCAATGCATGCTTtgaatagtaataataattttcCAATGCTTTAAAGAATGAAAACTTTAAGGAAATCGGGTTTTAAGTTTATCGGGCGATACTAGCACATTAGCATAACACTAGGCAAcaaaatttaacttttttttacGCGGTAGACTTGCAATACTGAAAGCTGATAAATGCAACTATAAATTCAACCCAAACACACTTAATAGCTAAAGCGTATCGTCTGGAAAGTATTAAgctttcaaattcaaaatggGGAATTCTTGTGgtatattatttaaaaactttgaaAACTCGGGAAAAGTCGAACTAAATTTATAGCTGGATTTATAGCACCTTTTCAGAATTGCAAAGTTCAATACAACCAGGCGtaagatactcgtacttaaGTTATATGAAAAAAGAAGCACTAGCCCTGAAAAAAACAGCAATTCTATATCTGTTGCTAATCTTTAAAGCGTCGCTAAGATTAGCGTACTTTCCATGccaaacacatacacatacaagACGGTTTATCAAAAGCTTTCTGACGGAGAGGACCTTCCGTAGTCCAGGATGGGGCAGCTTCATTGACCAAGACCATCAAGGTAGAAATACCGCAAGGCAGCGTGCTTGCTTATTCACCCACGACATGCCAAATCCCTCTACGGTCCGAAGGCAAACAGGACAGACCCTCAAGGTGGCAACATTTGCTAACGACACAGCAGTAATCTCGAGGGCTAGCTGTGTCTATGATGCCACAGACAATCTACAACAATACCTCAAGTTGTTTGAAAACTGGACCTGCCGATGGAACATCTGCATAAGCCCTGATAAATGCGCACAATTTAAGAATGCGCTCTAGCTCTGGTgtcaaatacacacacatggtCAGTTACATCCCTAGCGTGAGTAGCAAGTTGGTGGGTAAGGCCCAGAAAATGTTCTGGCTacttaaaaaaacaacaagctcagtttaaacgagggggaacgttgtgagttgctgcggacaccgcaactctacatttatacccgatacatagtcagtatggctctcctccggcagacgccgctaatattaaacgaaacgacaaagagtgcgtgcgagagagacagaaaatcagtctgagcgtgacgtcgggcgctgcgtagccactgaaaattgatttgttccttttggctataaaaatgatctgatctgatccagattcagcaatatgatagatatggtcaatatctatgattctgcttttttagttttctcgaatctgcaatattgtggatgcaacagattttcgtcctttgtgtgggcggaagggggaggccgaaattctgagatgtacgttttatagtgacatcttaaaggagtgtgtgtaccaaatttggttactctgggatgccccagattttcgtcctttgtgggggcagaagtgggcggggcaaaatttggacacgaaacggtcaaggtccgatatcacaagAGTGTGGAtcccaaatttggttgctctggctcttataggttctaagatccttgaactcatattttgaaATTGGCAAAActgaccatgaaacctgtgttttagagagagacagagcgagaaagaatgaaattgttttcttgattgtGGCTAGTGGCTacagtcatcctctacgattctgcgtttttagttttatcgtatctttaaaaatgtggatgccccagattttcgtcctttgtgggggaggaagtgggcggggcgaagttttgaaatatttttgtagcagtgatatatcacagaagtctggatccaaaacatcgttgctctagctcttatagtcttttagcgctaggcgctgaaggggacggacagacggacagggctcaatcgactcggctattgatgctgatcaagaatatatatactttatggggtcggaaacgcttccttctgggtgttacacacatccactttcaccataAATCTAATATTTACACACTCTTTGAGTATGGGCTATAAAGACTAGGGATAAAAATCAAACTGGATTTCTTCTGTTTTATAAAAATTACCATTCTATCCAAAAAGTCATCTCACTTGTTCTAATTGGAAGACTAGAAATGTCTCAAAAATAGTTTTGAATTTGTGAAGCTATTCCCATGGAAAGTTTCACCGATAccaaattattaaaaaaatcatataaacCCAATTTCATATActtttgaaatttaattaacttaATCAAGTGACATATAAATTGATTTACTTTGATCTGAAAACCTTTTAAAATAAGCAAGTGTTCACTTTTTCggtattttgtggtatttttataTGCTTAATATCGGTTAACGGCATATTTTTTAACTTTTCCTAGTCCCGAGCGATAGaagtttaaattaattttaaaaaaaccTATAAATCATATTTGCATTAAATTATAACCATTTATAAAAAACATCAATGCAGTACATTTTGAAAATCCGTCTTATTTTTACCTCCTAGCACTTGTCCCGTTCGACATCATGGAAATGCCAATATAGAAGAAGTTACATAAATCAGAAGATAACAtttatactgactgagtatcgttTTTTTCAATGTCCAAATCGGACACCTACATAACTATGTCATTTAGATGGCAGAATACGGTACCGGCCATGGGTATTCTTGGTAAGTAGACTACTCGGAGCTTACCAAAAAGAATGCTTACAAGTGAGCGATGCATTGTTTGGGTACATAAACTTCGGGCCGCCGAAGCTAACTTTTTACtggttaaaaatattttttatattgtcaaaaatatttgtatagcGTGACagattaaattttaaaaaataataataaagtttCATGTTCAAAGattgtgtatgtatatgcatattaTCTTTAAAGATTTTCAAATTACATGTTTTTAAGCTTGGTTCCAATGCTTAGATCATACGGAGCATCTGGTACCGGTTCACCTTCACATTTGTCGCTGGCAAGGCCTCCACCTCCGTTGTCGATACCTGCAGCTGCCGTCAAAGCGCTCAGTCGAGCTTTGAACATATTAGTTAGGGCACGTTCTTGCAGTGCGGTTACGGTGGCAATAGCCGAAGATGCGGCTTGAACAATTGGAGGAGAAGGTGTAGATGTCGCTcctgttattgcggttgtaaTTGATGATGGTATGGGTAAAGTAGCATCTATTACGTTATAAACACTTCCTGTTTGGTGGCTGCGAGAATATTCCTGAATACTTGCACCCTTTAATAAAGTTGTTTTTTGAGAAGACGTTGTCGGCGTTTCGATGCGACGTGCGTATCTAGATTTTCTTCGATTGTTATTTAACGGACATGTAACATGAATAGTTCCAGTCGAGCAGCTACTATTACTGCTTGTCGGTGGCGTAGAAGGTGCTGCAGGAAACTGGATCTCCGCAAAATAGCCAGATTCGTTGACATTTGAAACAGCTAAACTGTCTCTGCTATTTTTAAACGATAATAGTGGACTCATATTCAATGCACGATAGCTTTCAATAGAATCTGAAATATTCGCCCGGACCTTTGCACTAGTATTAGTAAAACGATCAGGAATTTGTAAAGAATTTGTTTTAGATGCGTACTCCAAAATTATTTCAGCAGCAGTGCTACAATTTTCGTCTTCTTCCTTAAATCGAGTGTCTCGGTTTTTCGGATGCCATATGCACGTGGGCGATGGTATTGATTTTTCTCCTTCGCTATTATCACTATCACTGCAACCATTGAGCGTATTATTGGACAGATTCCCTTGATGTATAAGCACGGTTGAAGCTTTTTGTAGGATTATATTCTCTATATCATGTAGCGTTTTGGGTTTTTCTATAGTTGATACAAATTCAGACTCACTTGTGTTTACTTGCTGCTTTAGGTCGCTGGAGTCAATTTGGGTATCGTATATTTTAGGTTTAAGCTCACATTCTACGGACAACGCAATGGCAGCCAGTGCCATTATAGTATGTGTTGGCGTAGAACTAAAACCAGCACCATCCTCTGAACTGAGTCCTAAGCGTTGCAAGCTGCGCAGATAATAGAGCTCTGCACTATTCCATTGATGATGAAGTCGCTTTATTTGGTCCAAGATGTCTTCAATTTTCTTGCagtttccatttaattggcGACGTACAGTTGCTTCAAGAGACGAATTGGTGGTTTTAGAGGCATCTTGACGGTGACGTACACTGACGTTATCCCGGAATTGACCAGAAAGTAATGTAAGTTGTTCTAGGCTTCTTTTCACATCAGCAAGCAGGATTTTGTGCTCCTTAAATAAATTACAGGTTGACTTCAGGTGATCCTTTGGGGTTTTACCTCGCTTTGAGGAATGTTCTGTGCTGTTTGATTTAAAAGTATCTTCTGGTTCCCCAATTTGTTGCCCCCGATTGCTGTGAATTTGTTGAAGATGGGGAAAATCTAAAATAAGATCTTCTCCAAATCTTAATGCACTTTCTACGTCATTCAGCATCtcattgttattgttattatccTGCGAAGATGGGGTTGGAGGGAGATCCTCTTGCCGAATACTTAGCTTCTTTGACCCCGAAAAATCAATCATATGTGTTTTGCGTTCGAGGACACTTTCTGATTCTGGTTCCCGCTCAGTTAACTTAGGCTGTACAAATTCAGCAAAATGTCGAGATAACAATGGGTGCTGTGAGAACTTCTGGTGAGACAGCATGTTATTATTAAATACGTAGGATAAAAGTTCTCGATTGCGATTTAACTCTTGCTCGAGCTCTTGATTGCTTGCTATCTCATCTactttttgcatattttgggtAACGGTGTTCGGCTGTCGTAAAAGAACTTCCGCTACAGCCGATGCAGAAGACATTCCAGAATCCAAAGTACTTGTTGGAATACAAAAAAGATGTTGCAGAATGTTGAGACTTGGCTTCTTAATAGTGTTTGAAGTTAATGAACCATATTCGGCATATGAGTTTCGAAAAGTGTCTAAGTAACTTTTTTTCATAACTTCATTAATATCAGTGGTATTCGAGTTAGATATCGCTGCTACTGAGGAGGTGGCGGAAGCTGTGTCGATTGAGGTGTTTGTTAGatctgtatatattttattattcgcATCATAGACCCTGTTAATTTTGCTTTCAATATCATTGTGCAAAACTCCCTCTGGTATATTCTTCATTTTATTGATTGACTCCGCCAGATCAGATGACTCAGCTTCAATTGATATTCCACAATTTGGCATTATATGCATTCGCATAGAACTGTTGTATTGATTCGTTGGGTTTGGGTGTACATCGCTTCCGAGCTGGTACGACTGCGGATTTAGTAATTCTGCCACATTTGTCTGCGGAGGATGTGGGACTATAAACTCTAATTCTGAATTTAcaatttttctaaattttttAGTCAATTTAGTATCACCGTCACCGTTCATATGCTTTATTAACTGCTGGGATTGCGCTTGTGCCTCCAGTgacatttgaatatttgaaaatttagcacattttataaaattgaGTGAATGACTTATTGCTTTTCAAAGATATGAACCCATATTTCTTTTTGCTCAAATATTTTAAGATTTGcatttaataaataacaaaaattagCCGAAAAGCAACATTTATTATATGGAGtctttatttaataattattattattattaatacttCGTAATGTAATAATGTATTTAACATTTCATATTCTCATACTTTTTCAATCGCatgaaataattaatttaattgtttatttgtaatGACATAAACTCATTACATCTCTTTAATGTATCTAGAAAGATCTCGCTGTTGTCTTGCACTTGGTTATCGACAGGCGCACTGACCGTACAAAAATTAATCAGGTTCCCGCCTGTTGCAAACTCAAACGAAATACACGAcgcatatttttatttgatactacattttattttggtaCGATTGTCgataatataatttaattttcttaaaTTGGTCACGCAAGTACTATTAAATTGGTAGATACTATCGTTTCAATTGTACTTATTTATGTATGGTTTTTAGGCTCAGCTCAGGCAGAGATTAATATTATTACTTGCTCCCGCATGTATTGCTGACATATGACGCTTTATATGTAAGATTTAAACACGGTTATCGCCCGTAAAAATGTATATTGATTTTATCATATCATACGATTTTATAAAGAAAGTTTACACGACGGTCATTAACCGAAACGCAATTtagaaattttatattttatatatgacCTTTTTGAGGATATTAAgtaatacacatacatacacacatacatgcatgtATTTCCTACATATTACACttgcaaaatacaaaattcgTAAGCTTTCGCACAAAACGGAGGATATATTATGGATAATTAACAAATTTTTCTGATAACGGGTTTGTCATTCTTCCGTCAATGTTCACATTTTTAATTACGAGTCCAACACAAGCAGACGCTTTTTAGATTCATTATTACTGATGTGTACGGGtataatttgaatttgtttcaattaaattatagTTTATTTGCTTCAAAGGTTTTAAATGCCCTATAGGTTTTGGTTATAACGATTTTCAGAAATGTGTATATACTGCCACAACATTTTGACGAATTACACTCGCCTTAAAATTAAAAGTTTACGATGACTGTGAACGTCGTTTTTTATCGACACTCCACGCTGGAGAGACCGAGGCCGAAGCCGATGGGTACATGTACTACGAGAGAAAATGCGCAATGACTTGTGCGCAGAAGTTCAACGTAAAATTTCTCAGAGTATtttaaaagatacattttctcTCGTTGTCCATAAGCATACAAgcataataaatatacaatttaaATCCCTTTAtccttttatttgtttattgtcACATTTAGAAGTAGATTTGGAAGGCAAGGTGCAAAGGTGAAACTTttagttaaatatttaaggACGTATTTTTTTAAGCAAATAACCGGTTGCTAAAAATTCactaaaaaaatatgtaaatatgtgtgtatacttTTTTaactaataaaaataaaagtctATCCATAAGAGTAAAATCTTCGTTCGCTATTGAGAACTGTTGAGTAACTGTTGGTATCGGTATCGACGGCATTAACACTTGTTGCAcgatttattttgtttagcTTATAGGGGTTGAAAATTATATCGACAGGATACCGATAGCGAAGTAGTGAAAGAACAATCTAATATTATATCTTATATTTAGCAGAATGTAAAAAAAACCTTTAATGtaataatagttattattATAGAAATGgctcatacatacatacgtactcAATCAAATGTACGTGCTCTGCGATGCATATTCTAAAaccacacaaaagaaaaatccaatttaaaacaaaaacaggtTTTATGgcttaaattgatttttacgCA from Drosophila pseudoobscura strain MV-25-SWS-2005 chromosome 5, UCI_Dpse_MV25, whole genome shotgun sequence carries:
- the pan gene encoding protein pangolin isoform X5, whose amino-acid sequence is MSLEAQAQSQQLIKHMNGDGDTKLTKKFRKIVNSELEFIVPHPPQTNVAELLNPQSYQLGSDVHPNPTNQYNSSMRMHIMPNCGISIEAESSDLAESINKMKNIPEGVLHNDIESKINRVYDANNKIYTDLTNTSIDTASATSSVAAISNSNTTDINEVMKKSYLDTFRNSYAEYGSLTSNTIKKPSLNILQHLFCIPTSTLDSGMSSASAVAEVLLRQPNTVTQNMQKVDEIASNQELEQELNRNRELLSYVFNNNMLSHQKFSQHPLLSRHFAEFVQPKLTEREPESESVLERKTHMIDFSGSKKLSIRQEDLPPTPSSQDNNNNNEMLNDVESALRFGEDLILDFPHLQQIHSNRGQQIGEPEDTFKSNSTEHSSKRGKTPKDHLKSTCNLFKEHKILLADVKRSLEQLTLLSGQFRDNVSVRHRQDASKTTNSSLEATVRRQLNGNCKKIEDILDQIKRLHHQWNSAELYYLRSLQRLGLSSEDGAGFSSTPTHTIMALAAIALSVECELKPKIYDTQIDSSDLKQQVNTSESEFVSTIEKPKTLHDIENIILQKASTVLIHQGNLSNNTLNGCSDSDNSEGEKSIPSPTCIWHPKNRDTRFKEEDENCSTAAEIILEYASKTNSLQIPDRFTNTSAKVRANISDSIESYRALNMSPLLSFKNSRDSLAVSNVNESGYFAEIQFPAAPSTPPTSSNSSCSTGTIHVTCPLNNNRRKSRYARRIETPTTSSQKTTLLKGASIQEYSRSHQTGSVYNVIDATLPIPSSITTAITGATSTPSPPIVQAASSAIATVTALQERALTNMFKARLSALTAAAGIDNGGGGLASDKCEGEPVPDAPYDLSIGTKLKNINLDSKNSSNTQSIDCKDSSNDKKKPHIKKPLNAFMLYMKEMRAKVVAECTLKESAAINQILGRRTQKKMHTLHGGYEWNRRDRRWKWN